Proteins found in one Gardnerella vaginalis ATCC 14018 = JCM 11026 genomic segment:
- a CDS encoding HesA/MoeB/ThiF family protein: MTINKIYDNLQELEAERTCRHLLLPGFTHEHQQLLRDAKICMVGAGGLGSPCLLSLAAAGVGEITICDDDVVELSNLQRQTLYTVDQCGKSKAQLAAKRLQALSPGLKINLVNRFNEDNAKQLVENHDLIIDGCDNFATRFLIADAACSAGTPEVYGSVLYYEGQVSVFVPGKGPTLRDLYACPPPKEKVPKSAVLGATAAIVGAMMATEAIKIITGIGKPLIGVLARYNAIDNSLRHFRFA, encoded by the coding sequence ATGACGATTAATAAGATTTATGATAACCTGCAGGAGCTTGAGGCGGAACGCACTTGCCGCCACTTGCTCCTGCCAGGCTTTACGCATGAACATCAGCAGTTACTTCGCGATGCGAAAATCTGCATGGTTGGGGCAGGTGGACTTGGTTCGCCGTGCTTGCTTTCGCTTGCTGCTGCAGGAGTTGGTGAAATCACGATTTGTGACGACGATGTTGTAGAGCTTTCTAATTTGCAAAGGCAGACTTTATACACTGTTGATCAGTGTGGCAAGTCGAAAGCGCAACTTGCAGCTAAGCGCTTGCAGGCATTATCTCCAGGTTTAAAAATCAACCTTGTAAATAGATTTAATGAAGACAACGCAAAACAACTTGTAGAAAATCACGACTTAATAATTGATGGTTGTGATAATTTTGCTACGCGCTTTTTGATTGCGGATGCTGCTTGTAGTGCTGGCACGCCAGAAGTTTATGGCTCAGTTCTTTATTATGAAGGTCAAGTAAGCGTTTTTGTGCCAGGAAAAGGACCTACTTTGCGTGACTTGTATGCTTGCCCTCCACCTAAAGAAAAAGTGCCAAAATCGGCTGTATTAGGCGCAACTGCAGCTATTGTTGGCGCAATGATGGCAACGGAAGCAATCAAGATTATAACTGGTATAGGAAAGCCGCTTATTGGGGTTTTGGCGCGATATAACGCCATTGATAACTCGCTTCGACATTTTAGGTTTGCGTGA
- a CDS encoding thiazole synthase: MTENIENNAEENVDTWQLCGKTLHSRLLLGTGGMTSIDIMEKSLVASGAEVATVALRRHAKTGVDIYGMLQRHNINVLPNTAGCKTAHDAVLTAKMARESLGTDWIKLEVIADDDTLLPDTREVLLAAEKLVEEGFSVLCYTNDDPIVARRLVSLGVKAVMPGGAPIGTGLGILNPRNIELIVQESKESGVPVILDAGVGTASDVVKAFEIGCSGVLLASAVTRCPDPVKMGRAMAAAVTAGKLAHDAGRIPKREHALASSPVEGRAWADAVL, from the coding sequence ATGACAGAAAATATAGAAAATAATGCAGAAGAAAATGTCGATACTTGGCAGCTTTGCGGTAAGACCTTGCACTCAAGGCTTTTGCTTGGCACGGGTGGAATGACAAGCATTGACATTATGGAAAAGTCACTTGTTGCTTCAGGCGCGGAAGTAGCAACTGTTGCTTTGCGTCGTCACGCAAAAACTGGAGTTGATATTTACGGTATGTTGCAGCGTCATAATATTAACGTTTTGCCAAATACTGCTGGTTGCAAAACTGCGCATGATGCTGTTCTTACAGCAAAAATGGCTCGTGAATCACTTGGAACTGATTGGATTAAGCTCGAAGTGATTGCAGACGACGATACTTTGCTCCCAGACACTCGCGAAGTTTTGCTTGCTGCAGAAAAGCTAGTTGAAGAAGGATTTAGCGTGCTCTGCTACACGAATGACGATCCGATTGTGGCTCGTCGCCTTGTGTCGCTTGGTGTGAAGGCTGTTATGCCAGGGGGTGCTCCAATTGGAACTGGACTTGGTATTTTGAATCCTCGAAACATTGAGCTGATTGTTCAAGAAAGCAAAGAATCTGGCGTTCCTGTGATTTTGGATGCTGGCGTTGGAACTGCTTCCGATGTTGTTAAAGCTTTCGAAATCGGTTGCTCGGGCGTGCTTCTTGCAAGCGCTGTAACTCGCTGCCCAGATCCTGTAAAGATGGGTCGTGCAATGGCTGCTGCTGTAACTGCTGGTAAGCTTGCTCACGATGCTGGCCGTATTCCTAAGCGTGAGCATGCGCTCGCGTCTTCGCCTGTTGAAGGTCGCGCTTGGGCTGACGCGGTACTGTAA
- the thiS gene encoding sulfur carrier protein ThiS, with protein MQIVVNGETAQVKDNLTIAQLVAQLYGSDSGFGIAVAIGDDVLKRAQWESTIICDGDKIEILSAVQGG; from the coding sequence ATGCAAATCGTCGTCAATGGTGAAACCGCTCAAGTGAAAGATAACTTGACTATTGCCCAACTTGTTGCACAACTCTACGGATCTGACTCTGGTTTTGGCATAGCGGTCGCGATTGGCGACGATGTGCTTAAGCGCGCCCAATGGGAATCAACCATCATCTGCGATGGGGATAAAATCGAAATTCTCAGCGCGGTTCAGGGCGGATGA
- the thiO gene encoding glycine oxidase ThiO, whose amino-acid sequence MRNIRIIGAGIIGLATAWRLTEAGVKVRIIDPDPVSGASHHAAGMLAPTAEMQYQQDALYPLMFESATMYKELVDSVAKYTDKPTGYLECGSYVIGGDAADNEHVNELLNLQHRYGRRAEHISVSKLREIEPALSPTIAGAVSVPDDHQINPRQFTAAMIDALEKRGVVIERRASTPDDLGPDTVLASGLGAKEMLPQLKLRAVWGDMIRMTIPEPLRPILSSVVRGFVHDRPVYLVPRAKETGELVLGATSREDDRDIPKVGGVLDLLRDAASVLPGIQECSITEVTAGGRPGTPDDLPFIGIDPKTHTTISTGYFRHGILLTALGSSLTTKLVLEQELTDKEKGFLESCNPARF is encoded by the coding sequence ATGCGAAATATTCGTATTATTGGTGCAGGTATCATTGGTCTAGCAACAGCTTGGAGACTTACAGAAGCTGGCGTAAAAGTTAGAATAATTGATCCAGATCCAGTCTCTGGCGCTTCTCATCATGCTGCCGGCATGTTAGCTCCTACCGCAGAAATGCAATATCAGCAGGATGCCTTGTATCCGCTCATGTTTGAGTCTGCAACTATGTATAAGGAATTGGTTGATTCGGTTGCAAAATACACCGATAAGCCAACTGGCTACTTAGAGTGCGGATCTTACGTAATTGGCGGTGACGCTGCAGATAACGAGCACGTAAACGAGTTGCTAAACTTGCAGCACCGTTACGGACGTAGAGCTGAGCATATTTCTGTGAGTAAGCTTCGTGAAATTGAACCTGCGCTTTCGCCGACGATTGCAGGCGCTGTAAGCGTTCCGGATGATCATCAGATTAATCCTCGTCAGTTTACTGCAGCAATGATTGATGCACTTGAAAAGCGTGGTGTTGTTATTGAGCGTCGCGCAAGCACTCCAGACGATTTGGGTCCAGACACGGTTTTGGCATCTGGTTTGGGTGCTAAGGAAATGCTTCCTCAGCTTAAACTTCGCGCTGTGTGGGGCGACATGATTCGTATGACTATTCCAGAGCCTTTGCGCCCAATTTTGAGCTCTGTGGTTCGTGGATTTGTGCATGACCGCCCAGTGTATTTGGTGCCTCGCGCTAAGGAAACAGGCGAGCTTGTGCTCGGCGCTACTTCTCGCGAAGACGACCGCGATATTCCAAAGGTTGGCGGTGTGCTCGACTTGCTCCGCGATGCAGCAAGCGTACTTCCTGGCATCCAGGAATGCTCGATTACTGAGGTTACCGCTGGCGGTCGCCCAGGAACTCCAGATGATTTGCCATTCATTGGCATTGATCCTAAGACGCACACCACAATTTCTACTGGTTACTTCCGTCACGGCATTTTGCTCACAGCTTTGGGTTCTTCTTTGACTACAAAGCTTGTGCTTGAGCAAGAGTTGACTGATAAGGAAAAGGGCTTCTTGGAGAGCTGCAATCCTGCTCGCTTCTAG
- a CDS encoding FIVAR domain-containing protein, protein MTTKSAKHANKTFGSAKDESAKAVDMRKVAALSAGAASVIAGAAIAFGATPAMAAETPASAPVNTNDPAKEQSVIANKNKTEGEDSKKTATETNKKEESKKEQPEQTKPTEQTVVKTEGKADATKTESGSKVESATAVDNKVTNSTSATDKNNADSSTTEETSTPAENVVKKRTRRATVENKQPEATNYAKDENQKQSEPVVGQDREANPAPAPQVNSEITLSKETKDTLPNLYAWGSSDNVYIEKGQNQEVTFNFAKPSDGSTITKVAIFPSDGNTVDNDKSRKFLEYYSANENEHKPYSGKYEFIVNTDGSAKLTMTKLYSEANMAAEKYTANRCIYVYGTKDGKESVLYKTNIVRAATLVPPKTAGSIVLKYNEELTAQQIQDKLKAALDAPTEATGKKSIRAQIDAASRSNGVGGRTGENGKFVQTPDDPDKKVVITDNQAYDANQFNRINTVTSKNTDKVTTYTTGAQTLKTYLVSDLGYKSEALALTVARYDTRIDKPIVDEVDITKLTDDQKANIRKKLAQLNHVSQDKVTFNDQGEAVISFDGVDAADAPKIALKDLVMKKLAETDVAVPTGDKAVFVANPLGYSNAELDRIKTAIYEANKDNQELGLSKDNYKDQITLSYITGDLTCAGDANKGRSNGLQENNISVTIKTDKAVAEFTSDVKSNKLTRLPDIRTDYNVELVKNKLDGRDSDEGFSWSDDKHTTLIYRYDSTKAQAFTAPEILKLIKATPKDQKTGLRPLTGGEALDHEGANGKARKSHVYYSIDKNGEPTTELTLGMMSGPYWIGNPQVANSDVNMGDEESKVGQYTWDTEAGSVTVAAKQNKVFKTRLFVAPYTLTYYRGVYTNPYQKDPNNTPKAINIIFVPQTNHKKDDLSKSIAEHKTDKVEGKEVPTQSKYYNASDKVKKDYEDALKVAKQTLEKVGTTPDDQLTEQLKAEVDNATIKLDKARKALDGDATKKDELDKSITEDGTPAEGQQATTGTKASDKYKNVSNPDFKTADGKPDETRNNAAKEAKKAYDKALEDANKVKADDNATQKAVDDAKAKLDEARKKLNDFTTNKDELNNAIAQHGHVNTGDATKQGDEKLKTADPTYQNSTPEQRTAYDNAVKKAGEVVADPNASQKEVNDAIKKLKDAKDALDANATDKAPLDAAVQKTLDNPDPKDPNKHSVFYTNAAAKKDSDPAAKKAVEDYDKALAEAKRVLGEKNATKADVEKAKKDLEDAEKVLYADTYQTKTTDLAEALADNFSGYLMPAYFNAFDKAQAGDEQAKKDFKAYNDAYHAAKDLMEDLKKPGSTVDQEKVDVVKNQLIEARKVIDKYATDTSKISAALLHSLAITNSPAYKNASANTDPNSDEAKAKKAYDDALKELQKAFNDQMDKDRGDDGNEIPESVIPKKGGDTNSASYLDGIQSHAKQQPLNRDVTRLLEKLNDAVKGLDKFATKTDDLIKSINEDATTHPSPAFKNASHPDYKQEDGTTADKTKNDAAKKAIDEYGDALNAAKDLLKNPAATQKQVNDALKTLNEKRAALNDYNTDTTKLEKSVGEHGKEKQGDTAATEGTVTSDAYRNASDPHFMKEEGGKLVPDKEKNTKAVEAKKAYDEALTKAQELLKKHDSADTPQDAKPTQTEINAALDALDKARTEVEKYKTVTTDLETEINKSTADGAAQPTAGSFEESPEFKNADAKKGKGDKDNEDVKAYKEALKKARNLVKAATEAGKKNSERPTQQQVDEALEALKNAKKQITDNYKTNAAALKAAKDFAAGDFKNTPEYKNAKALKDNQNADADKKSKAKTDVDALDKNTNDGALNKAIGILQAFDDDGKPNVTTGARIPTQKEVDDALKTLQEAMKTVAEGYKTDVKPLSNEVGDKDTQGNPVTPPFEASVAYKNALEKAKTEDHATTDPNSATKKLEAYNEKLKAAQELINKVNNPDPNAKPEDRPTQAQVDKALQDLKDAKTAIDNAFKTNASSLKKEADDKDETGQEHNPKFEQTTEYLNALAKKTGDEDIPDVKAYKDALKKAQDLLKKFNDDGSAPKQGEKDIPTQKEVDEALKNLKDIKDKITKNYVTSPHDLQEEVDKSKDGDTDTSTDVFENTPEFKNADAKKGEDGKSDNSDMKAYKDALEKAKNLLDAFDRTTGKVKDQLPKGMTKAPTQKELDDALDALQAAKKKITDGYKTDPSKLKSEADANGDFTKTPEYQNAQAKGDDASKQALEDYKKALEDANKVLGDKDATQAQVDDALKKLQDAKSKLSDGYKTDKSDLTVEADKDSDFTKTPEYQNAAGSPEADAYKQALEDANKVLGDKNATQAQVDDALKKLQDAKKKLADSHKTDKSDLNTEADNDPDFRKSIPFIIGKAADLAEYQQALNDANSVLNDPNATQAQVDQALRRLRDAKQKLIDAYNRLVNTGVGVNDVNNTSVNNVVDKGALQAEVDAALGDVSANANGVVADSNLVSEFNAALNYARLVLADSNATQGQVDSALARLRAARAALRAGMLAARNSAGMNLKRGDVSGVNTGASSSVFAALAAVFAGLGVVGAASKRRKHSAR, encoded by the coding sequence ATGACTACAAAATCTGCTAAACACGCCAACAAGACATTTGGTTCTGCAAAAGATGAGTCTGCAAAGGCTGTTGATATGCGCAAAGTGGCTGCTCTTTCGGCTGGAGCTGCTAGCGTAATTGCCGGCGCGGCGATTGCTTTTGGCGCAACTCCTGCAATGGCGGCGGAGACTCCTGCTTCTGCGCCTGTTAATACGAATGATCCTGCAAAAGAACAGAGTGTAATTGCTAATAAGAATAAGACTGAGGGTGAGGATTCTAAGAAGACTGCGACCGAGACTAATAAGAAGGAAGAATCTAAGAAGGAGCAGCCTGAGCAGACTAAACCAACTGAGCAGACTGTAGTAAAAACCGAAGGTAAGGCTGACGCTACTAAGACTGAGTCTGGGTCGAAGGTTGAGAGCGCTACGGCTGTAGATAATAAGGTTACGAATAGCACTTCTGCTACTGATAAGAATAATGCAGACAGTAGCACCACTGAGGAAACTAGCACTCCTGCGGAAAATGTTGTAAAGAAGCGTACAAGGCGTGCGACGGTTGAGAATAAGCAACCTGAGGCTACTAATTATGCTAAGGATGAAAATCAGAAGCAGAGCGAACCTGTTGTTGGTCAAGATCGCGAAGCTAATCCTGCACCTGCTCCACAAGTTAATAGTGAGATAACGCTTTCAAAAGAAACAAAAGACACGCTTCCTAACTTGTATGCATGGGGATCTTCTGACAATGTGTATATTGAAAAAGGGCAAAACCAAGAAGTAACATTTAATTTTGCAAAACCTTCTGACGGTAGCACAATTACCAAAGTAGCAATTTTCCCATCTGATGGTAATACTGTTGATAATGATAAAAGTAGAAAGTTCCTTGAATATTATTCTGCTAATGAAAACGAGCACAAGCCATATTCTGGTAAGTACGAATTTATAGTAAATACAGATGGCTCAGCTAAGCTTACCATGACTAAGCTTTATAGCGAAGCAAACATGGCTGCAGAAAAATACACTGCAAACCGCTGTATTTATGTGTACGGCACCAAAGATGGTAAAGAATCTGTACTGTATAAAACAAATATTGTGCGTGCAGCAACACTTGTTCCGCCTAAAACAGCTGGCTCAATTGTTTTGAAGTATAACGAAGAGCTTACCGCACAACAAATTCAAGATAAGCTCAAGGCTGCTTTAGATGCTCCTACCGAAGCCACTGGTAAAAAATCAATTCGCGCACAAATTGATGCTGCAAGTAGATCTAACGGCGTTGGTGGTCGCACTGGAGAAAATGGTAAATTCGTTCAGACGCCAGATGACCCTGATAAAAAGGTGGTTATTACTGACAATCAGGCGTATGATGCTAATCAGTTTAATCGCATTAACACTGTAACATCAAAGAATACCGACAAAGTAACCACATATACCACTGGCGCTCAAACACTCAAGACCTACTTGGTCTCCGACCTCGGCTACAAGTCCGAGGCGCTGGCGCTTACGGTTGCGCGCTACGACACGCGTATTGATAAGCCGATTGTGGACGAGGTGGACATCACTAAGCTTACAGACGACCAAAAGGCGAACATTCGAAAGAAGCTCGCACAGCTTAATCATGTGTCACAAGACAAGGTGACCTTCAACGATCAGGGTGAAGCTGTAATCAGCTTCGACGGCGTGGATGCTGCGGACGCTCCTAAGATTGCACTCAAAGACCTCGTTATGAAGAAACTAGCAGAAACCGACGTTGCCGTTCCAACTGGCGATAAAGCAGTCTTTGTGGCTAACCCACTTGGCTACTCAAACGCTGAACTTGATCGAATTAAAACAGCTATTTACGAAGCTAATAAAGATAATCAAGAACTTGGACTATCCAAGGATAACTACAAAGACCAAATCACGCTTTCGTACATTACGGGTGACCTTACTTGTGCAGGCGATGCTAATAAAGGTCGTTCAAACGGCTTACAAGAAAATAATATTAGTGTAACTATTAAAACTGATAAGGCAGTTGCCGAGTTTACATCCGATGTAAAGTCGAATAAATTGACGCGTCTACCAGATATCCGCACCGATTATAACGTTGAACTGGTAAAGAATAAGCTTGATGGTCGCGATAGCGATGAGGGCTTCTCGTGGAGTGACGATAAACACACTACGCTTATCTATCGTTATGATTCAACCAAAGCTCAAGCGTTTACCGCTCCTGAGATTTTGAAACTTATCAAAGCCACGCCTAAGGATCAGAAAACAGGTTTGCGTCCGCTTACGGGTGGTGAAGCGCTCGATCACGAAGGCGCGAACGGCAAGGCGCGTAAATCTCATGTGTATTATTCAATTGATAAAAATGGTGAACCTACTACCGAGCTGACCCTTGGTATGATGAGTGGTCCGTATTGGATAGGCAATCCACAAGTTGCCAATTCAGACGTGAATATGGGTGACGAAGAGTCGAAGGTGGGTCAGTATACCTGGGATACAGAGGCTGGTTCTGTAACTGTTGCTGCTAAGCAGAACAAAGTTTTTAAGACGCGCTTGTTTGTTGCACCATATACTTTGACGTACTATCGCGGCGTATATACAAATCCGTATCAAAAGGATCCTAACAACACGCCTAAGGCAATCAACATTATCTTTGTGCCGCAAACGAATCATAAGAAAGATGATCTTTCTAAGTCGATTGCTGAGCACAAGACGGACAAGGTTGAAGGCAAGGAAGTTCCAACACAGTCGAAGTACTACAACGCGTCTGACAAAGTGAAGAAAGACTACGAAGATGCATTGAAGGTTGCTAAGCAAACGCTTGAAAAAGTTGGAACTACACCAGATGATCAGTTAACTGAACAGCTTAAAGCTGAGGTTGATAATGCAACCATTAAGCTGGATAAAGCTCGCAAAGCTCTTGATGGTGACGCTACCAAGAAAGACGAACTGGATAAGTCGATAACAGAAGATGGTACGCCTGCTGAAGGTCAACAAGCTACAACTGGTACAAAGGCTAGCGATAAGTATAAGAACGTAAGTAATCCTGATTTTAAGACAGCTGATGGCAAGCCTGATGAAACCAGGAACAATGCTGCTAAAGAAGCGAAGAAAGCCTACGACAAGGCTCTTGAAGATGCCAATAAGGTAAAGGCAGACGACAACGCCACGCAAAAGGCTGTTGACGATGCCAAGGCTAAGTTGGACGAGGCTCGCAAGAAGCTTAACGACTTCACCACCAACAAAGATGAGTTGAATAATGCCATCGCTCAGCATGGTCATGTGAACACGGGCGACGCAACTAAGCAAGGCGACGAAAAGCTCAAGACCGCTGACCCAACCTACCAGAATTCTACTCCTGAGCAGCGTACAGCTTACGATAACGCTGTAAAGAAGGCAGGCGAGGTTGTAGCCGATCCAAACGCTTCCCAAAAGGAAGTAAACGACGCTATCAAGAAACTTAAGGACGCCAAGGATGCGCTCGACGCTAACGCAACCGACAAGGCTCCTCTTGATGCTGCGGTTCAAAAGACTTTAGATAACCCTGATCCAAAAGATCCTAACAAGCACAGCGTGTTCTATACGAACGCTGCCGCAAAGAAAGACAGCGACCCTGCTGCTAAAAAGGCTGTTGAGGACTACGATAAGGCGCTTGCAGAAGCTAAGAGAGTACTTGGTGAAAAGAATGCTACAAAGGCTGATGTAGAAAAGGCTAAGAAAGATCTCGAAGATGCTGAAAAGGTACTTTATGCTGATACCTATCAGACAAAGACAACTGACCTTGCGGAAGCGCTTGCAGACAACTTCAGCGGTTATTTGATGCCTGCCTACTTCAACGCCTTTGATAAAGCGCAGGCGGGCGACGAGCAGGCTAAGAAAGACTTCAAAGCCTATAACGACGCGTACCACGCTGCAAAAGACTTGATGGAAGATTTAAAGAAGCCGGGGAGTACCGTAGATCAGGAAAAGGTTGATGTGGTTAAGAATCAACTTATCGAAGCGCGTAAGGTAATCGACAAGTACGCCACGGATACCAGCAAGATTTCGGCTGCGCTGCTTCATAGCTTGGCTATTACTAATAGTCCGGCGTATAAAAATGCGTCCGCAAATACTGACCCGAATTCTGACGAAGCTAAGGCAAAGAAAGCGTACGACGATGCGCTTAAGGAGTTGCAAAAGGCGTTCAATGATCAAATGGATAAGGACAGGGGTGACGACGGTAACGAAATCCCAGAGTCCGTTATTCCTAAAAAGGGTGGCGACACAAATAGTGCGAGCTATCTTGATGGCATTCAGTCGCACGCTAAGCAGCAGCCTTTGAATAGGGATGTGACGAGGCTTCTTGAAAAGCTTAATGATGCTGTTAAAGGTCTGGATAAGTTTGCAACCAAGACCGATGACTTGATTAAGTCGATTAACGAGGACGCAACCACGCATCCAAGCCCAGCGTTTAAGAACGCGTCGCATCCTGACTACAAACAAGAAGATGGCACGACTGCCGACAAAACCAAGAATGATGCAGCTAAAAAGGCTATAGATGAGTATGGTGACGCTCTTAATGCCGCAAAGGACTTGCTCAAGAATCCTGCTGCAACGCAGAAGCAAGTAAACGACGCGCTTAAGACCTTGAATGAGAAGCGTGCGGCTCTCAACGACTACAACACCGACACCACCAAGCTGGAAAAGAGTGTTGGCGAACACGGTAAAGAGAAGCAGGGTGACACAGCTGCTACCGAAGGTACTGTTACATCTGATGCGTATCGCAACGCGTCTGATCCTCACTTCATGAAAGAAGAGGGCGGCAAGCTTGTTCCTGATAAAGAAAAGAACACTAAGGCTGTCGAAGCCAAGAAGGCGTATGATGAAGCTTTGACAAAAGCTCAGGAGCTTTTGAAGAAGCATGACAGCGCCGATACGCCGCAAGACGCAAAGCCAACTCAAACAGAAATTAATGCTGCGCTTGATGCTCTTGATAAAGCACGTACTGAGGTTGAGAAGTATAAGACCGTTACTACTGATCTTGAGACAGAAATTAATAAGTCTACTGCTGACGGCGCTGCTCAGCCAACTGCTGGTTCGTTCGAGGAATCGCCAGAGTTCAAGAACGCCGACGCTAAGAAGGGCAAAGGCGACAAGGATAATGAGGATGTTAAAGCCTACAAGGAAGCTCTTAAGAAAGCGCGCAATCTTGTAAAGGCTGCTACGGAGGCAGGCAAGAAGAACAGCGAACGTCCAACGCAGCAGCAGGTTGACGAGGCGCTTGAGGCTTTGAAGAACGCCAAGAAGCAAATCACCGACAATTACAAGACCAATGCAGCTGCGCTTAAGGCTGCAAAAGACTTTGCAGCTGGCGACTTTAAGAATACGCCTGAGTATAAGAATGCTAAGGCTCTTAAGGATAATCAGAACGCGGATGCAGATAAGAAATCTAAAGCTAAGACTGACGTTGATGCTCTTGATAAGAACACTAACGACGGCGCTCTGAATAAAGCCATCGGTATTCTTCAGGCATTCGACGATGACGGCAAGCCAAATGTGACAACGGGAGCCAGAATTCCAACTCAGAAGGAAGTTGATGACGCGCTTAAGACTTTGCAAGAAGCCATGAAGACTGTTGCCGAGGGCTACAAGACTGATGTCAAGCCGCTTTCTAACGAAGTTGGCGATAAGGATACGCAAGGTAATCCTGTAACTCCTCCATTCGAGGCGTCTGTTGCGTACAAGAACGCACTTGAAAAGGCGAAGACAGAAGATCATGCGACAACGGATCCTAACTCCGCTACTAAGAAGCTGGAAGCTTACAACGAAAAACTCAAGGCTGCACAGGAACTCATCAACAAGGTGAATAACCCTGATCCAAATGCAAAGCCAGAAGATCGTCCAACCCAAGCGCAGGTAGATAAGGCATTGCAAGACCTTAAAGATGCAAAGACAGCTATCGACAATGCTTTCAAGACCAACGCATCTTCCCTTAAGAAGGAAGCCGACGATAAAGACGAGACCGGACAGGAACATAATCCGAAGTTTGAACAAACAACGGAGTACCTCAACGCTCTTGCTAAGAAGACTGGTGACGAAGATATTCCTGATGTAAAGGCATACAAGGATGCACTGAAGAAGGCTCAAGATCTTCTGAAGAAGTTTAACGACGATGGTTCTGCGCCAAAGCAGGGTGAAAAGGATATTCCAACTCAGAAGGAAGTTGACGAAGCTCTTAAGAATCTTAAAGATATCAAGGATAAGATTACTAAGAACTACGTAACAAGCCCACATGACTTGCAAGAAGAAGTTGATAAGTCTAAGGACGGCGATACTGATACCAGCACCGACGTGTTCGAGAACACGCCTGAGTTCAAGAACGCTGATGCTAAGAAGGGTGAAGACGGCAAGTCGGATAATTCCGACATGAAGGCATACAAGGATGCCCTAGAGAAAGCTAAGAATCTTCTCGATGCTTTTGATCGTACAACAGGTAAAGTAAAAGACCAGTTGCCTAAGGGCATGACTAAGGCTCCAACTCAGAAAGAGCTTGACGACGCCCTAGATGCATTGCAAGCCGCTAAGAAGAAGATTACTGATGGCTACAAGACTGATCCTTCTAAGTTGAAGTCTGAGGCGGATGCTAATGGTGACTTCACCAAGACTCCTGAGTATCAGAATGCTCAAGCTAAGGGTGATGACGCATCTAAGCAAGCTCTTGAAGACTACAAGAAGGCTCTCGAAGACGCTAACAAGGTTCTTGGTGACAAGGACGCAACTCAGGCGCAGGTTGATGATGCTTTGAAGAAGCTTCAGGACGCTAAGTCTAAGCTTTCGGATGGTTATAAGACTGATAAGTCTGATTTGACTGTTGAGGCTGATAAGGATTCTGATTTCACCAAGACTCCTGAATATCAGAATGCTGCAGGAAGCCCAGAGGCTGATGCTTACAAGCAGGCTCTTGAGGATGCTAACAAGGTTCTCGGTGACAAGAATGCTACTCAGGCGCAGGTTGATGATGCTTTGAAGAAGCTTCAGGACGCTAAGAAGAAGCTTGCTGATTCTCATAAGACCGATAAGTCTGATTTGAACACTGAGGCTGACAATGATCCTGATTTCCGTAAGTCGATTCCGTTCATTATTGGTAAGGCTGCTGATTTGGCGGAGTATCAGCAGGCGTTGAATGATGCGAATAGTGTGCTTAATGATCCTAATGCTACACAAGCTCAGGTTGATCAGGCTCTTCGTAGGCTTCGTGATGCTAAGCAAAAGTTGATTGATGCTTATAACAGGCTTGTTAATACTGGTGTTGGTGTTAACGATGTGAATAATACTAGTGTTAATAATGTTGTTGATAAGGGTGCTTTGCAGGCTGAGGTTGATGCGGCTCTTGGTGATGTTTCGGCTAATGCTAATGGTGTAGTGGCTGATTCTAACTTGGTGAGTGAGTTTAATGCGGCTTTGAATTATGCTCGTTTAGTATTAGCGGATTCTAATGCTACTCAGGGGCAGGTTGATTCGGCGTTGGCTCGTTTGCGTGCTGCGCGTGCAGCTTTGCGTGCGGGAATGCTCGCAGCGCGTAATTCTGCTGGAATGAATCTCAAGCGTGGTGACGTGAGTGGTGTTAATACTGGCGCTAGTTCCTCGGTGTTTGCTGCTTTGGCTGCGGTGTTTGCTGGGCTCGGAGTGGTTGGTGCTGCGTCTAAGCGTAGGAAGCATTCGGCTCGTTAG